Sequence from the Aromatoleum petrolei genome:
CCAGGTCACGGCGGATAGCGAGACGCATCCGCTCCCCGAGCCCTTCTTCGTCATCGCGACGCAGAACCCGTCCCATCAGATCGGCACCTTCCCGCTGCCGGAGAGCCAGCTCGACCGCTTCCTGCTGCGCATCCGCCTGGGCTACCCCGACCGCAGCGCGGAACGGGCGCTGCTGATGGGCGAGGACCGGCGCGAACTGCTCGAACGCCAGCAGACCGTAATCCAGCCCGAAGACCTGCTCGCGATGCAGCAAGCCGCGCACGCCATCACCGTATCCGAACGGCTCGTCGATTACGTCCAGGCGCTCCTCGCCCGCACCCGCCACAGCCCTGAGCTCGCCACCGGCCTGAGCCCGCGCGCCGGCCTGGGCCTGATCGCTGCGGCCCGCGCCTGGGCGCTCCTCGAGGGGCGCGACCACGTCCTCCCCGAGGACATCCAAACCGTTTTCCCGCACGTCGCCGCCCATCGCCTGCACACCGCGGGCGACGGGCGCAGCATCACATCTCAGGTGCTCGACCAGCTCGTGCATGACGTGCCCGTCATCTGATGCTCCCTCGCCCCGACGCTTTGCGTCACCGCCACGGCCTCGGCGATTGGCGTCGCCATCTCGTCACGCTGCGCGCCACGCTTGATCGCGTGCTCTTTCACATCGGACCACCGGAGCCCGCGCCGATCGTGCTCGGTCAGCGGCGCATCTACGTGCTGCCGACACCTGCCGGCCTGGCCTTCGCGGCGGCACTCCTGGTCATGCTGATCGCGTCGATCAACTACAACCTGAGCCTCGGCCATGCGCTGGTATTCCTTCTCGGCGGAGTGTCGGTCGCAAGCATCGTCCACGCCTTTCGCAACTTGCTGCACCTGTCCTTCACGCCGGGACGCGCCGAACCTGTCTTCTCCGGCGAACGCGCGGGCTTCCACGTCATCGTAGCCAACCACCGGAACGCGCGACGGCCATCGCTGCGCCTCGGAGCACACGGGGCGGTGGTGCCATTCGAGATCGATGCGGAAGACCGCGCCGACGTGAACATACCGGTCGCGACGACGGCGCGCGGCTGGATGACGCTCGGTCGCGTGCGCATCGAAACGACCTACCCCCTCGGCCTGATCCGGGCCTGGAGCGTGCTGGTACCCGATCAGCGCTGCCTCGTCTACCCGACTCCCGAACCAAGCCCGCCGCCGCTGCCGGAAGGCCCGTCGAGCACGCCGGGGCGGAGGGCTGGGTCGGCCGGCGACGACGATTTTTCCGGCCTTCGCCGCCACCAGCCCGCCGACTCCCCGCGGCAAGTGGCATGGAAGACGCTCGCCCGCGGCGGCCCCATGCTCACCAAACAATTCACCGGCATGGATGGGGGGAAGATCCATCTCGACTGGAACGATCTCCCCGCTGACCTTGGCACCGAAGCGCGCCTGTCGCGCATGACTGCATGGATCGTGGCCGCCGAGCAGCGGGGGCTCGCCTTCGCCCTAACGCTGCCCACGGTCAGCATCGCCCCCGGACAAGGATCCGAGCACAGTGCGAACTGCCTGCGCCATCTCGCCCTCTTCGGAACGGAGGGGCCGGCCGATGCGTGACACGCGGGCGCCCACTTCCGCCCAGTTCGGCTGGCTGCTCGCAGCAGCAGCCGCAACCCTCGCACCGCACGCAGTCGAACTCCCCTACTGGCTCATCGCCCTGTGCGCCGGCCTCATCGCCATCCGCGCCGCACTGCTGTGGCGGCGCGGCAAGCCTCCCCGCCAGCTCCTCATCCTGCTGGTCGCCATCGCAGCCGGGGTCGGCGTGCGGTTCGAATTCGGCCATTTCTTCGGCAAGGATCCCGGCGTTGCACTACTTGCCGTGCTGCTGTGCCTGAAGCTCCTCGAATCACGCACCGCGCGCGACCTGCGTGCCGCCGTCCTGCTCGCCTATTTCCTGCAACTCGGCCTGTTCTTTTACAACCAGACGCCGGGCATTGCCGCGCTCGCGCTTGCCGGAACCCTACTCACCACCACGACCCTCCTCAGTCTCGAGGACGCCGCCGCGCGGCCCGCCGCGCAACTGCGGACCAGCGCGGTCCTCATCGCCCAGGGGCTGCCCTTCATGCTGGTCCTGTTCGTGCTGTTCCCGCGCGTGCAGGGACCGCTGTGGGGCCTACCTTCCGACGCCTACAGCGGCATGACCGGCCTCTCCGACACCATGAGCCCGGGTTCGATCAGCCAGCTCGGCCTGTCCGATGCCATTGCCTTCCGCGCCGAGTTCAGCGGCATGCCACCGCCGCCTTCCCAGCGCTATTGGCGCGGTCCGGTGCTCTCCCGCTACGACGGGCGAAGCTGGCGACCGGGATTCAGCACGCTCGCCGCAGCGCCCCCCTACGAAACTTCGGGCCGCGCCTACAAATACCGTCTCACGCTCGAACCGCACAATCAGCCCTGGCTCCTCGCGCTCGACTTCCCCGCCGCAAACATCCCCAGGGCACGTTATGCCGGCGACTACCGCCTGCTCGCCGAACAACCGGTGCGCATGCGCACCCGCGTCGAACTGCGCTCGTATCCGGCAACAACCGTAGGCAAGGACGAGAACGCCTTCGTGCTCGCAGAAGCGCGAAGACTGCCGGCAGACCTCAACCCGCGCAGCAGGGCCCTGGCTCTCGAGATTGCGGCAAAGAGCGTCGACCCGGCGGCAATCCTCTCCGGCACCCTCGAACACCTACGCGGAATGAGCCTGACGTATACCCTCAGCCCGCCCCTTCTCGGCACCCACGCGGTCGACGAGTTCCTGTTCGACACTCGACAGGGCTTCTGTGAGCATTTCGCCTCGGCCTTCGTGTTCCTGATGCGCGCGGCCGGTGTGCCGGCCCGCGTCGTCACCGGTTATCAGGGTGGAGAGATCAACCCCGTGGACGGCAGCCTGGTCGTGCGGCAGTCGGATGCGCACGCCTGGGCTGAGGTGTGGCTCGCCGGACGCGGCTGGGTTCGGGTCGACCCCACCGCACTGTCCGCCCCGGCCCGCATCGAATCCGGCTTGAGCGCTGCCCTGCAGGAATGGGACGCACTGCCATTGCTCCGGCGCCCCGGCCTCGACTGGCTGCGCGACATGCGACACCGTTGGGAAGCACTGTCGAACACGTGGAACCAGTGGGTTCTTGGATACAATTCGGACAGGCAGCGCGACCTGCTCGAGTGGTTCGGATTCCCGCAGCCCGACTGGCGCATGCTGGCCATGCTCCTGGGCGTCTCGGCGACAACCCTGATGCTGCTGCTCATGGCCTGGGCCTTTGCGCAACGCCGACGTCACGACCCGCTCGACGCCGCCTGGTCACGCTTTTCCCGCAAACTCGCCCACCACGGCGCCGGCAGGCACCCGTGGGAAGGGCCGCTCGATTACGGCAAGCGGCTGGCGACGATCTTCCCCGGGCGAGCCAAACCGCTGCGTGAGATCAGCGAAGGCTACGCGAGGCTGCGCTACGGCGCGCAAACAGCCGACCCGCGCAGTGTTCGCCTGCTCGCCCGATCCATCCGGAGACTGAAGCTGAAATGAAACGAACCCTTGCCGCCGCAACCCTGAGCCTCGGACTGATATCGCTGCCGGGGCTCGCCAGCGGCACCTATGCCGAGCACCCCGAGGCACAGCGCTTCGCGGATTCGATGCAGGAAAAACACGGCTTCGATCGCGATGCAGTGCTTTCAGCACTCGGACAGGCCCGTTACGAATCCCGCGTCATCGAACTCATCCGCCCCCCAGCGACAACACCCAGCGCCCGCTCGTGGCAGCGTTACCGCGCACGCTTCCTCGACGGGAAGCGCATCGAAAATGGCATCGCCTTCTGGCAGGCGCACGCAGCCGCGCTGCAGAAAGCCGCTGACCAATACGGGGTTCCACCCGAGATCATCGTCGCCATCATCGGCGTCGAAACCTATTACGGGCGCAACACGGGCAATTTCGAGACTGTCTCGGCCCTCGCCACCCTGGCCTTCGACTACCCGCCACGCGCGGTGCTCTTCCGCGGGGAACTCGAACAATTGTTCCTGCTCGCCCGCGAACAGGTCCGCGACCCGCTCTCATACTACGGCTCCTACGCCGGCGCGCTCGGCTATCCTCAATTCCTACCCAGCAGCATCCGCAACTATGCTGTGGACTTCGATGGCAACGGCCAGATCGATTTCGACAACGAACCCGAGGACGCCATCGGCAGTGTCGCAAACTACCTCGCGCGCCACGGATGGGTGCGCGGCGAAGCCGTCGCTGTTCCCGCCCTAGTGCCTTCCGATGCAAACGCGCAGACGCTCATCGATGCCGGCATCGAACCCGCGTTGACGCCCGAAACGCTCACCGCAGCGGGGATCGTCGCCGCCAGCGCCAATCCCCCGGCAGCGCCGGCAACGCTGGTCGACCTCGCCACCCCGGGTGCCCCCACCGAATACTGGCTCGGCTACCGCAACTTCTACGTGATCACGCGCTACAACAAGAGCAGCTTCTATGCGATGGCCGTGTACGAACTCGCGCGCGCCTTGCGCGACCAGTACGCAAGCGCGACCACTGAGCGGTAGGAGAAACGCGCCGCCTACGGGAGCCGGCGCCGGAGGACAAGAGTCAGAGCAGTTCGTCGCGCGAAATACCGCGCCGCTTGACCGTGCGCCGCAACTGGCTCAGCGCCTCGAGCTGGATCTGGCGCACCCGCTCGCGCGTCAATGACAGACGTGCGGCGAGCTCTTCCAGCGTCATCACCTCGCACTCATCCAGCCCGTAGCGGTGACGGATGACCAGGCGCTGCTTCTCGTTGAGCATGCCGATCCACTCACGGATCAGCGCCTCGACCTCGGCATCTTGAATGGACAGATCGGGCGACGCAGCCTGATCATCGGCCAGCGACTCGCCGATCGACAGCGTCGGGTCGATATCCAGCGGCGCATCCAGCGAGGCTGTGTGCTCGCTCAGGGACAGGATCGCCCGCACTTCGTCGACCGACTTGTCCAGCATCGTCGCGACCTGCTCCAGCGTGAACTCGCCATTGCCGGCCGCCTCCAGACTGCGCTGAGCACGCAGGACCTGATTGAGCTCCTTCACCACGTGGACGGGCAGGCGGATCGTGCGCGACTGGTTCATGATCGCCCGCTCGATGTTCTGGCGAATCCACCAAGTCGCGTAGGTCGAGAAACGGAACCCGCGCTCGGGGTCGAACTTTTCCAGCGCGTGCATCAGGCCGAGGTTGCCTTCCTCGACCAGGTCGAGCAGCGGGATGCCGCGGTTCAGGTAATGCTTGGCGATGTTGACGACGAGGCGCAGGTTGCGCTCGATCATCGTCTGGCGGGCCTGGAAATCACCCGTCCTCACCCGCCGCGCCAACGCCGCCTCTTCGTCGGCAGTCAGCAGCGGATTGGCGCCGATCTCATTGAGATAGATCTGGGTAACGTCGCTGAGGAACTCGTTCTCGAACGCCGGCGCAGCCCGCTCGACAAAAACCTCCACCTCGAGGGGCAGATCCGGTTCCTGACTCTCTACATCGTCATGACTTGCCGGATCGTACATAGCCTCCTCGTCAGCGTGCAGGCAAATACTTCAACGGATCCACGGGACGGCCCTGCTTGCGGATCTCGAAATGCACCTTGGGGCGATCGGTGTCGGTGCTTCCGAGTTCTGCAATCTTCTGGCCTTTCGACACCGAATCACCTTCCTTCACCAGCAGCTGCTGGTTATGCGCATAGGCTGTCAGGTAGTTCGCATCGTGCTTGATGATGACCAGTTTTCCATAGCCACGCAAGCCGCTCCCAGAGTACACCACCTTGCCGCCGGCCGAGGCCACCACGGGATCCCCCGCCTTGCCGGCGATGTCGACGCCCTTGTTCGTGCTTTCGTCGAAAGTCTCGATCACCTGGCCGGAAGCCGGCCACAACCACGACGTGTTGCCCGTCGCCTTGTCCGGCTCCGGCGCAGCAGGGACCGGCGCAGCTGGCGTGATCGCGCGCGGATTCAGTGAGGCCCATGCCTCGTCACTATATGGCTGTTTGCCTCCGCGCGGTTCCTGCTTGAAGCCGCCCGCAGCGGGCACAGCATCGCCCGGTGTCTTCACCGGCTGGACGTCCACCGGCTGCGTGATGGCGATCGGCTGGGCGATGGCGCCGGACACCGCACCGGCCGCAGCCGCAGGAGTCGCAGCCGGCGCCGCGCCCACCCGCAAGGCCTGACCAACATGGATCTGATTGGGATCCGCAAGACCGTTCCAGCCGACCAAATCCTTCACCGTGACGCCATACTGGCGCGCAATTCCCAGCAAGGTGTCGCCGGGGCGCACCACGTGCGTCGGGGCCTCCGTCTTCGACACGGTACCGGCGGCAGCCTCGGCTCCCGGCGGAGGGGGCGTACCGTCCCTGACGGGGGCGGGCCGAGGTGCCGCACATCCCACCAGGACGGCGACGAGGCCGCACAACGTCAGCCAACGACGCACATGACCAAACTTCACTGAATCACTCATTCCGTACCAGTCAATAATGGGACGAACCGCACAGCTTCGAGGCGACTCTCCCTGAAAACATTCCCCTGCCGCTCGATCATCACGAGCCTTTGCTCCGTGCCACCGACCGGCAGCATCAGCCGTCCGCCCGGAGCAAGCTGTTCCTTGAGCGAGGTCGGCACGCTCGCCGCGGCAGCCGCAACGATAATCGTGTCATATGGAGCCGCCTCGGGCAAACCCATCGTGCCGTCGGCACATTTCAGGCGAACGTTGGGTAAGCGCAGGGGGCGGAGATTCTCGCGCGCGACATCGAGCAAGGGCCGGATCCGCTCCACCGCATAGACCTCAGTAGCAATGAAGGACAACACCGCGGCCTGGTAACCACAACCGGCTCCGACCTCCAGCGTCCGCCCGAGTTCGCGGCCGGCGCGCAGCGTCTCGATCATCTTCGCCACCACGAAGGGCTGCGAAATAGTCTGCTGATAGCCGATGGGCAGGGCCGTGTCGTCATACGCGCTGTACGCCAGACCCTCTTCCACGAAGGCGTGCCGCGGCACCTGCATCATCGCAGCGAGCACCCTTTCATCCCGGATGCCCTGGGCGCGCAGCCGCTCCACCATGCGGGCCCGCGCGCGCGTCGCGGCCTGGCCCGCATCCGGGCGGCGCAGGCTCATCGCGCCAGCCACTCCGAGACCCCCGACATCATGTTGTAGTGCGTCAGGTCGATCTGCAGCGGCGTAATCGACACAAAGCCTTCCGTCACGGCGTGGAAGTCAGTTCCTTCACCCGCGTCGGCGGCCTGGCCTGCGGGCCCGACCCAATACACCGTCTCGTTGCGCGGCGTGACGCTGCGGATAACCGGCTCGGCCTTGTGGCGCTTGCCCAGCCGCGTGATCTTGTGTCCGCGCAGTTCCTCGTACGGTCGGTCCGGGACGTTCACGTTGAGGAGCACCGGTTGCCGGAACGGCTGGCACTGGAAGCGCGCGGCAAGGTCCCGCGCCACCCGCGCCGCTGCGGAAAAATCGCTCGCCTGCTTGCTCACCAGAGAAATCGCGATCGACGGCACGCCGAGCAGGTAGCCCTCGGTGGCCGCCGCGACGGTGCCTGAATACAGCGTGTCGTCGCCCATGTTGGCGCCATGATTGACACCCGACACGACCATGTCCGGCAGGTG
This genomic interval carries:
- a CDS encoding AAA family ATPase codes for the protein MPHRYAIRVLEAANCIILGKDRELRLALACLIARGHLLIEDLPGVGKTTLAHVIARLIGLNFQRIQFTSDLLPADIVGVSIFDREAGSFRFHPGPIFSQLILADEINRATPKTQSALLEAMEERQVTADSETHPLPEPFFVIATQNPSHQIGTFPLPESQLDRFLLRIRLGYPDRSAERALLMGEDRRELLERQQTVIQPEDLLAMQQAAHAITVSERLVDYVQALLARTRHSPELATGLSPRAGLGLIAAARAWALLEGRDHVLPEDIQTVFPHVAAHRLHTAGDGRSITSQVLDQLVHDVPVI
- the mltB gene encoding lytic murein transglycosylase B; its protein translation is MKRTLAAATLSLGLISLPGLASGTYAEHPEAQRFADSMQEKHGFDRDAVLSALGQARYESRVIELIRPPATTPSARSWQRYRARFLDGKRIENGIAFWQAHAAALQKAADQYGVPPEIIVAIIGVETYYGRNTGNFETVSALATLAFDYPPRAVLFRGELEQLFLLAREQVRDPLSYYGSYAGALGYPQFLPSSIRNYAVDFDGNGQIDFDNEPEDAIGSVANYLARHGWVRGEAVAVPALVPSDANAQTLIDAGIEPALTPETLTAAGIVAASANPPAAPATLVDLATPGAPTEYWLGYRNFYVITRYNKSSFYAMAVYELARALRDQYASATTER
- a CDS encoding protein-L-isoaspartate(D-aspartate) O-methyltransferase; amino-acid sequence: MSLRRPDAGQAATRARARMVERLRAQGIRDERVLAAMMQVPRHAFVEEGLAYSAYDDTALPIGYQQTISQPFVVAKMIETLRAGRELGRTLEVGAGCGYQAAVLSFIATEVYAVERIRPLLDVARENLRPLRLPNVRLKCADGTMGLPEAAPYDTIIVAAAAASVPTSLKEQLAPGGRLMLPVGGTEQRLVMIERQGNVFRESRLEAVRFVPLLTGTE
- the surE gene encoding 5'/3'-nucleotidase SurE, with translation MRILVSNDDGYFAPGIAALAAALAEVGDVTVVAPERDRSGASNSLTLDRPLSLRRAANGFHFVNGTPTDCVHLAVTGMLDHLPDMVVSGVNHGANMGDDTLYSGTVAAATEGYLLGVPSIAISLVSKQASDFSAAARVARDLAARFQCQPFRQPVLLNVNVPDRPYEELRGHKITRLGKRHKAEPVIRSVTPRNETVYWVGPAGQAADAGEGTDFHAVTEGFVSITPLQIDLTHYNMMSGVSEWLAR
- a CDS encoding transglutaminase TgpA family protein, with protein sequence MRDTRAPTSAQFGWLLAAAAATLAPHAVELPYWLIALCAGLIAIRAALLWRRGKPPRQLLILLVAIAAGVGVRFEFGHFFGKDPGVALLAVLLCLKLLESRTARDLRAAVLLAYFLQLGLFFYNQTPGIAALALAGTLLTTTTLLSLEDAAARPAAQLRTSAVLIAQGLPFMLVLFVLFPRVQGPLWGLPSDAYSGMTGLSDTMSPGSISQLGLSDAIAFRAEFSGMPPPPSQRYWRGPVLSRYDGRSWRPGFSTLAAAPPYETSGRAYKYRLTLEPHNQPWLLALDFPAANIPRARYAGDYRLLAEQPVRMRTRVELRSYPATTVGKDENAFVLAEARRLPADLNPRSRALALEIAAKSVDPAAILSGTLEHLRGMSLTYTLSPPLLGTHAVDEFLFDTRQGFCEHFASAFVFLMRAAGVPARVVTGYQGGEINPVDGSLVVRQSDAHAWAEVWLAGRGWVRVDPTALSAPARIESGLSAALQEWDALPLLRRPGLDWLRDMRHRWEALSNTWNQWVLGYNSDRQRDLLEWFGFPQPDWRMLAMLLGVSATTLMLLLMAWAFAQRRRHDPLDAAWSRFSRKLAHHGAGRHPWEGPLDYGKRLATIFPGRAKPLREISEGYARLRYGAQTADPRSVRLLARSIRRLKLK
- a CDS encoding peptidoglycan DD-metalloendopeptidase family protein gives rise to the protein MSDSVKFGHVRRWLTLCGLVAVLVGCAAPRPAPVRDGTPPPPGAEAAAGTVSKTEAPTHVVRPGDTLLGIARQYGVTVKDLVGWNGLADPNQIHVGQALRVGAAPAATPAAAAGAVSGAIAQPIAITQPVDVQPVKTPGDAVPAAGGFKQEPRGGKQPYSDEAWASLNPRAITPAAPVPAAPEPDKATGNTSWLWPASGQVIETFDESTNKGVDIAGKAGDPVVASAGGKVVYSGSGLRGYGKLVIIKHDANYLTAYAHNQQLLVKEGDSVSKGQKIAELGSTDTDRPKVHFEIRKQGRPVDPLKYLPAR
- a CDS encoding DUF58 domain-containing protein, with translation MLPRPDALRHRHGLGDWRRHLVTLRATLDRVLFHIGPPEPAPIVLGQRRIYVLPTPAGLAFAAALLVMLIASINYNLSLGHALVFLLGGVSVASIVHAFRNLLHLSFTPGRAEPVFSGERAGFHVIVANHRNARRPSLRLGAHGAVVPFEIDAEDRADVNIPVATTARGWMTLGRVRIETTYPLGLIRAWSVLVPDQRCLVYPTPEPSPPPLPEGPSSTPGRRAGSAGDDDFSGLRRHQPADSPRQVAWKTLARGGPMLTKQFTGMDGGKIHLDWNDLPADLGTEARLSRMTAWIVAAEQRGLAFALTLPTVSIAPGQGSEHSANCLRHLALFGTEGPADA
- the rpoS gene encoding RNA polymerase sigma factor RpoS; protein product: MYDPASHDDVESQEPDLPLEVEVFVERAAPAFENEFLSDVTQIYLNEIGANPLLTADEEAALARRVRTGDFQARQTMIERNLRLVVNIAKHYLNRGIPLLDLVEEGNLGLMHALEKFDPERGFRFSTYATWWIRQNIERAIMNQSRTIRLPVHVVKELNQVLRAQRSLEAAGNGEFTLEQVATMLDKSVDEVRAILSLSEHTASLDAPLDIDPTLSIGESLADDQAASPDLSIQDAEVEALIREWIGMLNEKQRLVIRHRYGLDECEVMTLEELAARLSLTRERVRQIQLEALSQLRRTVKRRGISRDELL